The Vigna unguiculata cultivar IT97K-499-35 chromosome 6, ASM411807v1, whole genome shotgun sequence genome contains a region encoding:
- the LOC114188263 gene encoding E3 ubiquitin-protein ligase CSU1 — MPQRHSKNNNDLAFFTYDEKRKLGYGTQKERLGKDSIKPFDACCLCLKSLIDPMSCQKGHLFCKECILQCLLSQKKDIQRKLAAHTAQQKQEKEEEEEKLMLQKAKELDAFDQQNHGAVPQYSDRNYSRDKNGFHGANSVKVTSYEEEALRTMKAFWLPSATPEASVKVEAPSTSTICPEGNEKLKLKTLFPVQFTEDTSEQKKSKALDKTYICPSCKVTLTNTMSLVALSSCGHVFCKKCADRFMAVDKVCLVCNKACKERNLVTLEKGGTGFAAHGDHLQATDFKHLGSGTGLGLVRPAMKT, encoded by the exons ATGCCTCAGAGACACTCGAAGAACAACAACGATCTCGCGTTCTTCACGTACGACGAGAAGCGAAAACTAGGATATGGGACTCAGAAAGAGAGGTTGGGGAAAGACTCCATCAAGCCCTTCGACGCGTGTTGCCTCTGTCTCAAATCCCTAATCGATCCCATGAGCTGCCAGAAGGGTCATCTCTTTTGCAAAGAGTGCATTCTCCAGTGTCTCTTATCTCAGAAGAAAGACATTCAAAG GAAGCTTGCAGCCCATACTGCTCAGCAGAAGCAAGAaaaagaggaggaagaagagaagTTAATGTTGCAAAAGGCCAAAGAGCTTGATGCATTTGATCAACAGAATCATGGTGCTGTACCACAATACAGTGACAGAAATTATAGCCGTGATAAGAATGGTTTCCATGGGGCAAACAGTGTGAAGGTCACTTCCTACGAGGAAGAAGCCCTTCGGACAATGAAGGCATTTTGGCTGCCTTCGGCTACGCCCGAAGCTTCTGTTAAGGTAGAGGCACCTTCTACCAGTACTATCTGTCCTGAAGGCAATGAGAAACTGAAGTTGAAGACACTTTTCCCTGTCCAGTTTACCGAGGATACGAGTGAGCAGAAAAAATCCAAGGCACTTGACAAGACCTACATTTGCCCAAGCTGCAAAGTTACTCTCACCAACACAATGTCGCTTGTGGCCCTCAGTTCATGTGGGCATGTCTTTTGCAAGAAGTGTGCTGACAGATTTATGGCCGTTGATAAAGTCTGTCTTGTTTGCAACAAGGCTTGTAAAGAGAGAAATTTGGTGACTTTGGAGAAGGGAGGAACAGGTTTTGCTGCTCATGGGGATCATCTTCAAGCCACAGACTTCAAGCATTTGGGAAGTGGTACTGGATTGGGGCTGGTTAGACCTGCAATGAAAACTTGA
- the LOC114188968 gene encoding ubiquitin thioesterase otubain-like: MQSKDAVVEDGEITSSVTAADSEFDEWNNFGDDDIMQQQYTIQADEAKKIPFVGDKEPLSSLAAEYKSGSPILLEKIKVLDEQYAAIRRTRGDGNCFFRSFMFSYLEHIMECQDQAEVDRIQPNVEKSRKALQTLGYADLTFEDFFALFLEQLECVIQGKETSISHEELVIRSRDQSISDYVVMFFRFVTSAEIQMRTEFFEPFILGLTNTTVDQFCKLSVEPMGEESDHVHITALSDALGVPIRVVYLDRSSCDTGGVSVNHHDFMPAAGDLPNASCSSVKNSPFITLLYRPGHYDILYPK; this comes from the exons ATGCAGAGTAAAGACGCAGTAGTGGAGGATGGGGAAATAACGTCGTCTGTGACTGCTGCAGACTCTGAATTTGACGAGTGGAACAATTTTGGGGACGATGACATAATGCAGCAACAGTATACAATTCAGGCTGACGAAGCTAAGAAAATTCCATTCGTGGGTGACAAG GAACCGCTGAGTAGCTTAGCCGCTGAATATAAATCTGGCAGTCCTATCTTGCTAGAGAAAATAAAG GTTCTTGATGAGCAATATGCTGCCATTCGTCGCACTCGGGGAGATGGAAACTGCTTCTTTCGAAGCTTTATGTTTTCTTATCTT GAGCATATTATGGAATGTCAAGACCAAGCAGAAGTCGATCGTATCCAACCAAATGTTGAAAAAAGTAGAAAAGCATTGCAGACCTTGGGTTATGCAGACTTGacttttgaagatttttttgCG ttATTCCTTGAGCAGCTGGAATGTGTTATTCAAGGGAAAGAGACGTCCATAAG TCATGAAGAGCTCGTTATTAGAAGCCGAGATCAGTCAATATCCGATTATG TCGTTATGTTCTTCAGGTTTGTTACCTCTGCTGAAATACAAATGCGCACTGAATTTTTTGAACCGTTCATACTGGGCTTAACCAATACAACAGTCGACCAG TTTTGCAAACTATCTGTTGAACCGATGGGTGAAGAGAGCGACCATGTGCACATCACTGCTCTTTCAGATGCATTGGGCGTTCCAATCCGTGTTGTGTACCTTGACCGCAGCTCATGTGATACTGGTGGTGTCAGTGTAAATCATCATGATTTCATGCCAGCGGCTGGTGATCTCCCAAATGCTAGTTGTAGCTCCGTAAAGAACTCTCCTTTCATCACATTGCTATATCGCCCTGGTCACTATGATATCCTCTATCCAAAGTGA
- the LOC114188834 gene encoding B-box domain protein 31-like, with protein MRKCDLCNSPAKLSCESDQASLCWECDAKVHSANFLVTKHPRILLCHVCQSLTAWHGTGPKFVPTISVCNTCVNNNSESGSRQNHDDDDDDDDDDDADEMEDHVENDEGSAEEDDEENQVVPWTSTPPPPPPPASTSSNSVATSSTRSSNVEEGVSD; from the coding sequence ATGAGGAAGTGTGATCTCTGTAACAGTCCTGCGAAGTTGTCGTGTGAATCGGATCAAGCCAGCCTCTGTTGGGAATGCGATGCTAAGGTTCACAGTGCAAACTTCCTCGTCACCAAACATCCCAGGATTCTTCTCTGCCATGTTTGTCAGTCGCTGACGGCTTGGCACGGAACCGGACCCAAGTTTGTACCCACCATCTCCGTTTGCAACACTTGTGTTAACAACAACAGTGAGAGCGGCAGCCGACAgaatcatgatgatgatgacgacgacgacgatgatgatgatgcgGATGAGATGGAGGATCATGTAGAGAACGATGAGGGTAGCgcggaagaagatgatgaagaaaatCAAGTGGTTCCATGGACATctacaccaccaccaccaccaccaccagctTCCACTTCTTCAAATAGTGTTGCAACTAGTTCTACCAGGTCCTCTAACGTTGAAGAGGGGGTCTCAGATTAA